A genomic stretch from Desulforegula conservatrix Mb1Pa includes:
- a CDS encoding gp16 family protein: protein MKTNNDNIRKAKLATIHIAKAKLGMDDDTYREMLASFGLKSSKDASVAKLNEIITHLKSKGFETKKPKNQPKSVKGQAPETALMGKIGALLADGKYQWAYGHGIAKKMFGIERLEWCDCQQLRKIVAALEYNKKRQAKNDQRQL, encoded by the coding sequence ATGAAAACCAATAACGACAATATCAGAAAAGCCAAGCTCGCGACCATCCACATTGCAAAGGCCAAGCTTGGAATGGATGACGACACATATCGGGAGATGCTGGCAAGCTTTGGCTTGAAATCTTCCAAAGATGCCAGCGTTGCCAAGCTTAACGAGATCATCACGCACCTTAAATCCAAGGGTTTTGAGACCAAAAAGCCAAAGAACCAGCCCAAGTCGGTCAAAGGGCAGGCTCCTGAAACGGCATTGATGGGCAAGATCGGGGCGCTTCTGGCTGATGGCAAATATCAATGGGCCTATGGTCACGGCATAGCAAAGAAAATGTTCGGGATCGAGAGGCTTGAATGGTGCGACTGCCAGCAACTGCGGAAGATTGTGGCTGCTCTGGAATACAACAAAAAGAGGCAGGCTAAAAATGATCAACGACAGTTATAA
- a CDS encoding ASCH domain-containing protein, whose product MTTDQIIAGTKTVTRRFGWQFLKSGDLVQPVRKAMGLKKGDKIEPLREPIRIKSVRREPLNAIALEDCGLEGFPEMSPADFVSMLVKKYRCSADAEITRIEFEYTEGEKS is encoded by the coding sequence ATGACCACAGATCAAATAATAGCAGGTACAAAGACCGTTACCAGGCGCTTTGGCTGGCAGTTTCTTAAATCTGGAGATCTGGTCCAGCCTGTCAGAAAGGCGATGGGGCTGAAAAAGGGGGATAAAATCGAACCTCTTCGTGAGCCTATCAGAATTAAAAGCGTAAGGAGAGAGCCTCTGAACGCGATAGCCCTTGAAGATTGTGGCCTTGAGGGCTTCCCTGAAATGAGTCCGGCTGATTTCGTGTCGATGCTTGTAAAAAAATACAGATGTTCGGCAGATGCCGAAATCACCCGCATCGAATTTGAATACACCGAAGGTGAAAAATCATGA